The Rathayibacter caricis DSM 15933 genomic sequence GTCTCGCCCGCCCGCACTCCGGCGAGCTTGACGATGCGGCGCACGGTGTTGGCGTCGTGCACGAAGTTCTGGCCGAGCTTCTTGGTCGGAGTGACGTCGAGCAGCTGCGCGAGATCGCGGATCTCGGCGGGGCCGAGCAGGCGCGGGACGGACGCCGCCTCCACCTCGGCCGCGTGACGGCCGCTCATGCGAGCTGCCCCACCGGCTCCGTCGGCTCCGACCCGACCTCGCCGCCCCACTCGCCGTACACCTGCTCGGTGTTCGACGCGATCGTCGCGGCGAGGTGCCCCACGTCGGTCTCGAGGTGCGCGGCCATGGCGCGCAGGGTGTGCGGGAGGAGGTAGGGGGCGTTGGGGCGCCCGCGCAGCGGCATCGGAGTGAGGAACGGCGCGTCCGTCTCGACGAGGATCAGGTGCCGCGGAGTGACGGCGAGCGCCTCGCGGAGCGGCTCCGCGTTCTTGAAGGTCACGTTGCCGGCGAACGAGAGGTACCAGCCCTCCTCCGCGCACATCCGCGCCATCTCGGCGTCGCCGGAGAAGCAGTGGAAGACGGTGCGCTCGGGGGCGCCGACCCGGCGGAGCGTGTCCATCACCTCGCGATGGGCATCGCGGTCGTGGATCTGCAGCGCGATGCCCGCCTCCTTCGCGATGCGGATGTGCTCCTCGAACGAGCGCTGCTGAGCCCCGCGGCCGCTCTCGCCGGTGCGGAAGTAGTCGAGACCCGTCTCGCCGACGGCGCGCACCCGGGGCTGGGTCGCGAGCTCGGCGATCACCGCGAGGGCGTCGTCGAGCTCGCCCCGCGCGTCGAGCTCGGGGGCCTCGTTCGGGTGGATCGCGACGGCGGCGAGCATGCGCGGCTCGGAGGCGGCCATCTCGGCCGACCAGCGGCTGGTCGCCACATCGGTGCCGACCTGGACGACGCCGCGGACGCCGACCGTGGAGGCGCGGTCGAGCTGCTCCCGGTAGTCGAGCGGCTCGAGGCCGTCGGCGATCTCGAGGTGCGTGTGGTTGTCGTAGACGGGGACCACGAGGGCCTCGGGCAGCGGAGGGTACGTCAGGTCGCGGCCGGAGGTGTTCTCGCGGGCGCGGACGTGCTGGCTGTCGGTCATGCGCTCCAGGCTACCGGGAGGGTCCGGACGGCCCGCGTCCGGGGCGGCGGGGATCCCGAGCCCGCTGCTGGTCGAGCAGCCCCGCAGGGGCGTGTCGAGATCCACCGACTTCAGACATCGGGGATCTCGATACGCCCGCTCCGCGGGCTACTCGATCAGCAGAGGGAGGGCCCGAGCGGTCAGCTCGCCGGGGTCTCGATGCGGGGGAAGAGGGCCTCGAGGGTGTCGACCGTCGTGCCGACGGGCACGCGGCCCCAGTCGCCGGCCTCGCGGATCGGCTGCGCCGCGAGGGAGCCGAGCGACTCCTCGACGCCGAGCGCAGTCCACAGCTTCGCGGTCGCGCGGGGCACGACCGGCGAGAGCAGCACGGCGAGGGCGCGCAGCCCCTCCGTCGCCGTGTAGAGGACCGTGCCGAGCCGTTCGCGGTCGGCGTCGTTCTTGGCGAGCGCCCACGGCTCCTGCTCGGTGATGTAGCCGTTCAGCTCGTCGACGATGGTCCACACCGCGGTGATCGCGTCGTGGATGGCGAGGGCGTCGATCGCCGCGTCGGCCGAGGCGGCCGCGGCGGCGACGGTGCGCTGCACGCGCTCCTCCGCCTCGGTGGCGACTCCGGGCCCGGGCACGACGCCGTCGTAGTAGCGGTTGAGCATGGCGATCACGCGCGAGGCGAGGTTGCCGAATCCGTTCGCCAGCTCGGCCTGGTAGCGCGCCGAGAGGTCCTCCCACGAGAACGAGCCGTCCTGGCCGAACGTGATCGCGCGCATGAAGTAGTAGCGGAACGCGTCGGACCCGAACGTGTCGGTGATCTGCTCGGGCGCGATGCCGGTGAGCTTCGACTTCGACATCTTCTCGCCGCCGACCAGCAGCCAGCCGTGGCCGAAGACCTGCTTGGGCACGTCGAGCCCTGCGGCCATCAGCATCGCGGGCCAGATCACCGCGTGGAAGCGGAGGATGTCCTTGCCGACGATGTGGGTCGCCGGCCAGCGGCGGGCGAACTCCTCGTCATCCTGGCCGTAGCCGACGGCGGTGACGTAGTTGAGCAGGGCGTCGAACCAGACGTAGACGACGTGCGAGTCGTCCCACGGGACCTTCACGCCCCAGTCGAAGCTCGAGCGCGAGATCGAGAGGTCGGCGAGGCCCTGGCGCACGAAGCTGACGACCTCGTTGCGGGCCGACTCCGGCTGCACGAAGTCGGGGCGCTCCTCGTAGAGCGCGAGCAGGCGCTCGGTGTACTCGCTCATCCTGAAGAAGTAGTTCTTCTCGCTGAGCAGCTCGACCGGCTTGGAGTGGATCTTGCAGACGTACTGGCCCTCGTAGTCGCCGGTGCCCTCGTCGAGGTCCGAGAGCTGCTTGTACTCCTCGCAGCCGACGCAGTAGTAGCCCTCGTACTCGCCGGTGTAGATCGCGCCGCCGTCGTAGAGCTTCTGGAGGAACTTCTGCACGTTGACCTCGTGCCGCTCGTCCGTGGTGCGGATGAAGTCGTCGTTGGCGATGTCGATGGTGCTCAGGAGCGGCTGCCACGCGGTCTCGACGAGGCGGTCCGCCCACTCCTGCGGAGTCGTGCCGTTCGCCGTCGCGGTGCGCAGGATCTTCTGGCCGTGCTCGTCGGTGCCGGTGAGCAGCCAGGTGTCGTCGCCGGCCTGACGGTGCCAGCGGGTCAGCACGTCCGCCGCGACCTCCGTGTACGCGTGCCCGATGTGGGGGACGTCGTTGACGTAGAAGATCGGGGTCGTGAGATAGAAGGAGGCGCCGTCGGACATGGCGACCATCCTATTCACCGCGCGGTGCCAGCCTTCCCGTGTGACGGCGGACCCGGAACCAGCCTTGACGAGGGGCGGCTCCTTGTCGCACGACATGACATACCCTCAGCTCGTGACTAGCCTCGTCGGATTCCCCGAGCCCGTGAGAAGGATGCACCATGACGTCGAACCACACCCTCCGCCGACGGACGACTCTCGCCGTCGCAGCCTGGACACTGCCGGTCGTCGCCACCGCCACCGCGACTCCGGCCGCTGCCGCGAGCGCGACGGCCGCATTCGATCTGCAGATGCAGAACTTCTCGGGTGACAACGGCACCTGGTACAACGACGACCGCACGCAGTACCTCGGTTACAACACTTTTCTGTCACCGACCGTGCACAACGCTGGTCCGGAGGCGGCGCCCGCCGGCACGGTGGTCGTCATGCGGTCCGACGACAGGATCCTCGGCTCGCCGTCCCTCGCCGTGGCTGACTCGTCCGGGATCCCGGCCGGCGCGATCTCCATCACCGGTCCGGTCGTCGATGGTGACCGCTCCACCTTCACCGCGGTGATCTCGGTGCCGATCCCCGCCGGCGTGGACGTAGTCTTCACGCCGCGATTCGGCGATGGCCTGACCCACGAGGAGGCCGCCGAGATCCACGACTTCACGACGGTGTTCTCGGATCTGACACCGCACTCCTTCTCCGTGCATTCGCCGGCCGGCGCCGACTCCGACCCCTCGAACGATTCGCTCTCGTGGACGGCGGAGACGGGCACGCTCGTGCCGTGGAACGGTACCGTCACGGGAGAATGGGCCGTCCTGGCCACGGGTAGCTGCACCTACCCGTACGTGGCGGCGGTGGTGGTCTCGAGCACCGGAGCTAACGCGGTGCCGCCCGACGCGCAGATCTACTACGACTTCGACACGCGCGCCCTTCCCCAGGTCTCGCTCGCCTCGGCGACGATCGACGGCGCTCCGACGACGATGCGTGCGGGACGGGTCGACACGGATTCGACGAGCGGCCGAATCACCTGGTACACCACTGAGCCGGTCGCTCCGGGCTCGGCACTGCGCCTCGAACTGGCTACGACGACGGATCCGTCGGCCGCGCTGACCGACCCCGTCACGATGGCCTCGGCCAGCCTGGCCACGGACGTCCACGAGAGCGACGAGTCCGACAACTTCATCTTCAGCAGAGGCACCTGCGGATAGGCCGCCGCCTGCAGCTCAACCGCGGCGCGACGCCAGCGCCGCCTCGTAGAGCTCGCGTCGCGAGAGTCCGGTGCGCTCGGCGACCTCGGCCGACGCCTCCTTGAGCCGCGCCCCGGCGGCGACCCGCGCGAGGACGTCGGCGAGCGCGTCCTCCTGCGACGCCTCCCGCTCCGGAGCGCCCTGCACCACCAGGCAGATCTCTCCGCGGAGCCCGCCGGCCGCCCACTCGGCGAGCTCGGCCGCCGTACCGCGGCGCACCTCCTCGAACATCTTCGTCAGCTCGCGGCACACCACGACCCGGCGCTCGGGCCCCATCGCCTCGACCAGGTCGGCGAGGGCGTCGCCGATGCGGTGCGGCGACTCGAAGAACACCATGGTGCGGCGCTCGTCGACGAGGGAGCGGAAGGTCGAGACCCGCTCGCCGTGCTTGCGCGGCAGGAAGCCCTCGAAGCTGAACCGGTCGGTCGGCAGCCCCGAGACGGCGAGCGCCATCAGCACGGCCGAGGGACCGGGGAGCGCCGTGACCGCGACTCCGGCGGCCACCGCCGTCTCGACGAGGTGGTAGCCCGGATCGGACACGGTAGGCATGCCGGCGTCGCTGAGCACGAGCAGGTCCTGGTCGCGGGCGAGCTCGACCAGCTCGGCCGCCCGCTGGCGCTCGTTGTGGTCGTGCAGCGCGTAGAGGGTCGGCCGGTTCTCGATGCCGAGCGCCCGCAGCAGCTGGATGGTGACGCGGGTGTCCTCGGCGGCGACGTGCTGCGCGGTCGAGAGCGCCTCCACGAGCCGCCGGGAGGCATCGCCGAGGTTTCCGATGGGCGTGCCCGCGAGGATGATCATGCAGCCAGTCTCCCAGCCCCGATCGGTGGGCGACCCTCGGAGGAGGCGTGCGGGCGGGCGGTCGTGGTGCCGTGACGCCCCGTTAGCATGGCCGGGTGACGGACCGACCGCAGCGCGACTTCGACGACCTGCTCCTCGACTCCGCCGGAGCGACCCGGTCGGTTCCCGTCGAGCCCGCGGAGGACGTCGCCGCGGCACCCCGGGTGCGCGAGCCGCAGCCCGACGTGCCGCGGGGCTCCTGGTTCGACGACGTCTTCGCACGCCTGACGCTCACCCCGCTCCGGCGACGGCTGTGGGACCTCGGTCTGCCGATCGCCGTGGTCGTGCTCGCCGCCGTGCTGCGCCTGTGGAACCTCGGGCACCCCCGCTCGCTCGTGTTCGACGAGACCTTCTACGTGAAGGACGCCTGGACGCTCTGGAACCTCGGCTTCGAGGGCGCGTGGCCGGAGGATCCCGACCCGGGCTTCGCGGCGGGCGACGTGGACACGTTCACGGGAGCGCCGTCGTTCGTCGTGCACCCTCCGCTGGGCAAGTGGATCATCGGGCTCGGGATGGGCGCGTTCGGCGCCGACGACAGCGTCGGCTGGCGGATCTCGACGGCGGTCGTCGGGATCCTCGCGGTCGCGCTCGTCATCGTCGTCGGCCGGCTGCTCTTCCGCTCGACGCTGATCGCCTCGCTCGCGGGCCTCTTCCTCGCCCTCGACGGCCACGCGATCGTGATGTCGCGCGTCTCGCTGCTCGACGGGATCCTCATGTTCGTCGCGCTGTGCGGCGTGACGGCCGTGCTG encodes the following:
- the rsmI gene encoding 16S rRNA (cytidine(1402)-2'-O)-methyltransferase yields the protein MIILAGTPIGNLGDASRRLVEALSTAQHVAAEDTRVTIQLLRALGIENRPTLYALHDHNERQRAAELVELARDQDLLVLSDAGMPTVSDPGYHLVETAVAAGVAVTALPGPSAVLMALAVSGLPTDRFSFEGFLPRKHGERVSTFRSLVDERRTMVFFESPHRIGDALADLVEAMGPERRVVVCRELTKMFEEVRRGTAAELAEWAAGGLRGEICLVVQGAPEREASQEDALADVLARVAAGARLKEASAEVAERTGLSRRELYEAALASRRG
- a CDS encoding TatD family hydrolase; amino-acid sequence: MTDSQHVRARENTSGRDLTYPPLPEALVVPVYDNHTHLEIADGLEPLDYREQLDRASTVGVRGVVQVGTDVATSRWSAEMAASEPRMLAAVAIHPNEAPELDARGELDDALAVIAELATQPRVRAVGETGLDYFRTGESGRGAQQRSFEEHIRIAKEAGIALQIHDRDAHREVMDTLRRVGAPERTVFHCFSGDAEMARMCAEEGWYLSFAGNVTFKNAEPLREALAVTPRHLILVETDAPFLTPMPLRGRPNAPYLLPHTLRAMAAHLETDVGHLAATIASNTEQVYGEWGGEVGSEPTEPVGQLA
- the metG gene encoding methionine--tRNA ligase, with product MSDGASFYLTTPIFYVNDVPHIGHAYTEVAADVLTRWHRQAGDDTWLLTGTDEHGQKILRTATANGTTPQEWADRLVETAWQPLLSTIDIANDDFIRTTDERHEVNVQKFLQKLYDGGAIYTGEYEGYYCVGCEEYKQLSDLDEGTGDYEGQYVCKIHSKPVELLSEKNYFFRMSEYTERLLALYEERPDFVQPESARNEVVSFVRQGLADLSISRSSFDWGVKVPWDDSHVVYVWFDALLNYVTAVGYGQDDEEFARRWPATHIVGKDILRFHAVIWPAMLMAAGLDVPKQVFGHGWLLVGGEKMSKSKLTGIAPEQITDTFGSDAFRYYFMRAITFGQDGSFSWEDLSARYQAELANGFGNLASRVIAMLNRYYDGVVPGPGVATEAEERVQRTVAAAAASADAAIDALAIHDAITAVWTIVDELNGYITEQEPWALAKNDADRERLGTVLYTATEGLRALAVLLSPVVPRATAKLWTALGVEESLGSLAAQPIREAGDWGRVPVGTTVDTLEALFPRIETPAS